In one window of Juglans regia cultivar Chandler chromosome 3, Walnut 2.0, whole genome shotgun sequence DNA:
- the LOC109012573 gene encoding glucose-6-phosphate/phosphate translocator 2, chloroplastic-like — MISSVKLTASSFPSSESIIRKLPLPKPRFLSLPTAQNGKRSLNHAVSSQKPIYISSIEKFALPTKTQRRGTECKAYEADRSLPLEINIELPDDQARFEAAQKLKIGIYFATWWALNVVFNIYNKKVLNAFPYPWLTSTLSLATGSLMMLISWATRIAEAPKTDLEFWKTLFPVAVAHTIGHVAATVSMSKVAVSFTHIIKSGEPAFSVLVSRFLLGQMFPVQVYLSLLPIIGGCALAAVTELNFNMTGFMGAMISNLAFVFRNIFSKKGMKGKSVSGMNYYACLSLLSLLILTPFAIAVEGPKMWAVGWEKAISQIGPHFIWWVAAQSVFYHLYNQVSYMSLDQISPLTFSIGNTMKRISVIVASIIIFHTPVQPINAIGAAIAIVGTFLYSQAKQ, encoded by the exons ATGATCTCTTCAGTGAAGCTCACAGCCTCATCCTTCCCGTCCTCAGAATCCATAATTCGAAAGCTTCCTCTTCCAAAGCCTCGGTTTCTTTCACTACCAACTGCTCAAAATGGTAAACGGAGCCTTAACCACGCAGTCTCTTCCCAGAAACCCATTTACATTTCTTCCATTGAGAAGTTCGCATTGCCGACCAAAACCCAGAGGCGCGGAACAGAATGCAAGGCCTACGAAGCCGACCGGTCTCTGCCGCTTGAGATTAACATCGAGCTTCCGGACGATCAGGCTCGGTTCGAGGCGGCTCAGAAGCTGAAAATTGGTATATATTTCGCCACCTGGTGGGCTCTGAATGTGGTTTTCAATATATACAACAAGAAGGTTCTGAATGCTTTTCCTTACCCGTGGCTCACTTCCACACTTTCGCTGGCAACTGGGTCGCTCATGATGCTGATATCGTGGGCCACGAGGATCGCCGAGGCTCCCAAAACCGATTTGGAGTTCTGGAAGACTCTGTTTCCG GTCGCGGTGGCGCACACAATTGGGCATGTAGCAGCGACGGTGAGCATGTCGAAAGTTGCTGTTTCGTTCACCCACATCATAAAGAGTGGCGAGCCTGCTTTCAGCGTCTTGGTTTCAAGGTTTTTGCTAGGTCAGATGTTCCCGGTGCAGGTTTATCTGTCACTCTTGCCAATTATTGGAGGATGCGCGCTTGCCGCTGTGACCGAGCTCAATTTCAACATGACTG GGTTTATGGGGGCGATGATATCAAATCTAGCATTTGTGTTTCGGAACATATTCTCAAAGAAAGGGATGAAGGGCAAGTCTGTTAGTGGGATGAACTACTATGCTTGTCTGTCTCTGCTGTCGCTATTGATTCTTACACCTTTTGCCATTGCCGTAGAGGGCCCCAAGATGTGGGCTGTTGGATGGGAAAAAGCCATCTCTCAGATTGGACCACATTTCATATG GTGGGTGGCAGCCCAGAGTGTCTTCTACCATTTATATAACCAAGTTTCATACATGTCTCTCGATCAAATTTCTCCCTTGACATTTAGCATAGGAAACACAATGAAGCGGATATCCGTGATAGTTGCATCCATCATAATCTTCCACACACCTGTCCAACCCATCAATGCTATTGGAGCTGCCATCGCAATTGTTGGCACCTTCCTCTACTCGCAG GCCAAGCAGTAA